Proteins encoded by one window of uncultured Ilyobacter sp.:
- a CDS encoding site-specific integrase, producing the protein MELELQIIQLEEELNKNRSNIVIYTLLEDKIKQLKEELKKSRRKKKRTANRDIKYLRHEEFKHLIKTIEDNGDYFWMRDKLLFLIAFECGLRASEVGSIKKEDFFADKREMFCRRLKGSRNNTVKLTQDTSILLETFMERHPNDSPYIFLSRKKSPITKFTLNKICKKYFKSASLPMEKAHFHTIKHTSGVHMAEEGLDIKEVQYILGHRNVDNTMIYFDFTTKQQESLYSKLGR; encoded by the coding sequence TTGGAATTGGAACTACAGATCATACAGCTAGAAGAGGAGCTGAATAAAAATCGCAGCAATATCGTAATCTATACCCTTTTAGAAGACAAAATAAAGCAACTGAAAGAAGAGTTGAAAAAAAGCAGAAGGAAAAAAAAGAGAACTGCCAACAGAGATATTAAGTATCTTCGTCATGAGGAGTTTAAGCATCTCATAAAAACTATAGAGGATAATGGAGATTATTTCTGGATGAGAGACAAGCTTCTTTTTTTGATAGCCTTTGAATGCGGTCTCCGTGCATCTGAGGTGGGAAGCATAAAAAAGGAGGACTTCTTCGCCGACAAAAGAGAGATGTTCTGCAGGCGACTCAAGGGAAGCCGGAATAACACCGTGAAGCTCACACAGGACACCTCTATACTCCTGGAAACCTTCATGGAAAGACACCCTAACGACTCCCCCTATATTTTTCTCAGCAGAAAAAAATCCCCTATCACCAAATTCACCCTCAACAAAATTTGTAAAAAGTATTTCAAGTCAGCCTCCCTCCCTATGGAAAAAGCCCATTTTCACACGATAAAACATACTTCAGGGGTACATATGGCAGAGGAAGGACTTGATATCAAAGAGGTTCAGTACATACTTGGACACAGAAACGTGGATAATACCATGATCTATTTTGACTTTACAACAAAACAGCAGGAATCCTTGTACAGTAAACTGGGAAGATAA
- a CDS encoding phospholipase: MHLKIKIPISKLEVKGVEDHRIKVRNINVQGVERTFAYYTPANIKQNCPVIMACHGAYWNHEIMRRATGFDFEKLADELGFIVAYPDSFSSYWFDGRISFSHPAKNLDLDEGEFLKRIVHYMATVYGASRRDIFFNGFSNGGMLGFRLAAEKQPIFRGMALCCSHLPHENFLNFQLGSSTTPILLINCRGDRVVPFDGGDLNSAGKSNGVVYSCYDTFLKIAGISKIPLGKDFGEYLLYRDKKNILIEVKKGGHTIPHPKTSWPPILGEVANFNSTEIIWKYFKKIIDGDI; the protein is encoded by the coding sequence GTGCATCTAAAAATAAAAATTCCTATCTCTAAGCTTGAAGTAAAGGGAGTGGAAGATCATAGAATAAAAGTGAGAAATATCAATGTCCAAGGGGTGGAGCGTACCTTTGCATATTATACTCCAGCTAATATAAAGCAAAATTGCCCGGTGATTATGGCTTGCCACGGAGCCTATTGGAATCACGAGATCATGAGAAGGGCTACCGGATTTGATTTTGAAAAACTTGCAGATGAGTTGGGGTTTATCGTAGCATACCCTGATTCATTCAGTTCATACTGGTTTGATGGAAGAATATCTTTTTCGCATCCTGCTAAAAATCTGGACTTGGATGAGGGAGAATTTCTAAAGAGAATTGTTCACTATATGGCTACTGTCTATGGGGCTAGCAGAAGGGATATCTTTTTCAATGGATTTTCAAATGGTGGAATGCTAGGGTTTCGACTGGCTGCAGAGAAACAACCTATATTCAGGGGAATGGCTCTCTGCTGCTCCCATCTTCCCCATGAAAACTTTTTAAATTTTCAATTGGGCAGTTCAACTACCCCTATACTTCTCATAAACTGCAGAGGAGACAGGGTTGTTCCCTTTGATGGAGGAGATCTAAACTCTGCAGGAAAAAGTAACGGTGTAGTTTACTCCTGCTATGACACCTTCCTGAAAATAGCGGGGATTTCAAAAATACCTCTAGGAAAAGATTTTGGAGAATATCTCCTCTATAGAGATAAGAAGAATATCCTTATAGAGGTGAAAAAAGGAGGACATACCATCCCCCATCCAAAAACAAGCTGGCCTCCAATTCTAGGTGAAGTCGCTAATTTCAACTCTACAGAGATAATATGGAAATATTTTAAAAAAATTATAGATGGAGATATTTAA
- a CDS encoding restriction endonuclease has product MNYKSLKLDDKIGNKDIALLFQCTNQGGIRKSNKTKTVVLIAKFTDCLYKHRKENNILYFTGMGKVGNQELKRQNKAIVEAKENDFHLHLFEMYEEKVYTYCGEVELTDVPFIEEQPDKNGNIRDVLIFPLKNIEQVV; this is encoded by the coding sequence ATGAATTATAAAAGTTTAAAATTAGATGACAAAATAGGGAACAAAGATATAGCGTTACTTTTTCAGTGTACAAATCAAGGAGGTATAAGAAAAAGCAATAAAACTAAAACTGTAGTTCTTATAGCTAAATTTACAGACTGTCTATATAAACACAGAAAAGAAAATAACATACTTTATTTTACCGGAATGGGAAAAGTTGGAAATCAGGAGCTTAAAAGACAGAATAAAGCCATTGTAGAAGCCAAGGAAAATGATTTTCATCTTCATTTATTTGAAATGTATGAAGAGAAAGTCTATACCTACTGTGGAGAGGTGGAGCTAACTGATGTTCCCTTTATAGAGGAACAGCCAGATAAGAACGGAAACATCCGTGACGTTTTAATTTTCCCCTTAAAAAATATTGAGCAGGTGGTTTAG
- a CDS encoding cyclic nucleotide-binding domain-containing protein, producing MSEDKKAEILQMIDKISIFGGLNAEQAGKILDQSKYLVVASDENVMLQGMSPKSIYVVLKGRVEVYEESNNKIYPMMFMGEGECFGEVEILGIFPNMASVKTVEETEFIEIPKNQLHKFSHKDMKIFNILILNMAREACRRLAKSDKSLMEYMCK from the coding sequence ATGAGTGAAGATAAAAAAGCAGAGATACTTCAGATGATTGACAAAATCTCAATTTTTGGTGGATTAAATGCTGAGCAGGCAGGTAAAATACTTGATCAGTCAAAGTATCTGGTAGTGGCAAGCGATGAAAATGTGATGCTTCAAGGGATGTCTCCTAAAAGCATATATGTCGTGTTAAAGGGTAGAGTAGAAGTCTACGAAGAATCCAATAATAAAATTTACCCTATGATGTTTATGGGGGAGGGCGAATGTTTTGGTGAAGTTGAAATACTTGGTATTTTCCCCAATATGGCCTCTGTAAAAACTGTGGAAGAGACGGAATTTATTGAAATACCAAAAAATCAACTACACAAATTTTCTCATAAGGATATGAAAATATTTAATATTCTTATACTGAATATGGCGAGAGAGGCTTGCAGAAGGCTGGCTAAGTCGGACAAGTCTTTAATGGAATACATGTGTAAATAA
- a CDS encoding DUF554 domain-containing protein, with the protein MIGTLVNTGTIIMGSIVGSMAQKNIEERYQERMLQGVGLVAISLGMTWIVKNLTKSSYPLLFVASMVLGAFIGEWLDLDKKVNNLGEKYRGEGKKSLIEGLVTAVLLFCIGTLSILGPIESSLNNDNTLLFTNAILDGFTSMILASTFGIGIILSGAILFVWQGSIYLSAGLLGPYATPEIMGEISIIGGILILSTGMNILKITKIKTLNLLPALLVPVLYFIPIVNELISKVAQLLIIK; encoded by the coding sequence ATGATAGGAACTTTGGTAAACACAGGAACAATTATAATGGGAAGTATAGTGGGTTCCATGGCTCAAAAAAATATAGAGGAACGTTATCAAGAGAGAATGCTCCAGGGAGTGGGTCTGGTGGCTATTTCTCTTGGAATGACATGGATTGTCAAAAATCTAACTAAAAGTTCCTACCCCCTTCTTTTTGTTGCCAGCATGGTTTTAGGGGCTTTTATAGGAGAATGGCTGGATCTTGACAAAAAGGTAAATAACTTGGGTGAGAAGTATAGGGGGGAGGGAAAAAAATCCTTGATAGAAGGGTTGGTTACAGCGGTATTACTCTTTTGTATAGGAACTCTTTCTATACTTGGACCTATAGAAAGCTCCCTCAATAACGATAATACTTTACTTTTTACAAATGCCATCTTAGACGGCTTTACATCCATGATATTGGCTTCAACTTTTGGAATAGGTATAATTTTATCTGGAGCAATACTTTTTGTGTGGCAGGGGAGTATATATCTAAGTGCCGGTCTTCTGGGCCCCTATGCAACTCCTGAAATAATGGGTGAAATATCTATCATCGGAGGTATTCTTATACTCAGCACAGGGATGAATATTTTAAAAATCACTAAAATAAAAACACTAAATCTTCTTCCTGCCCTTTTAGTACCTGTATTATATTTTATTCCCATAGTAAATGAGCTTATAAGTAAGGTTGCTCAGCTATTGATCATAAAATAA
- a CDS encoding SemiSWEET transporter translates to MMEYVGFIAVSLTTLSFLPQTIKTIKSRETKSISLEMYMMFVLGVVFWLVYGLYTGDMPIIFANLITLILSSVILVFKLKEVFGQK, encoded by the coding sequence ATGATGGAATATGTTGGATTTATAGCGGTATCACTTACAACTCTTTCTTTTTTGCCTCAGACAATAAAGACAATAAAATCAAGGGAAACTAAGAGTATCTCTTTAGAAATGTATATGATGTTCGTTTTGGGAGTGGTCTTTTGGCTTGTTTATGGCCTCTATACAGGGGACATGCCCATAATATTTGCCAACCTGATAACTCTCATACTTTCTTCGGTGATTCTTGTCTTTAAATTAAAGGAAGTGTTTGGACAAAAATAG
- a CDS encoding [Fe-Fe] hydrogenase large subunit C-terminal domain-containing protein, which translates to MENRIMSNDKIDGEFISLETSENRMIDKSFYTFSRDTNKCVRCYNCVKVCSDMQGISVFQVQEDGTVGIKEKNMAATLCISCGQCIKVCPTGALKEKSNISLLKKQLNNPDKHVIAQLSPSFKHTIGEEFGITSGTDTSPKIIAALKEIGFSKVFSTGFASDVNIVETSADLKKRLDENGPFPVFTSTCTGWINYAEKFCPEFLGLLSPCKSPQQILGSLSKSYYEESIDISRENIFSVALMPCIAKKDEANRFDMKDEYGNKDVDLVLTVKEVASLLKKKGIDLNNYDKIGTFDKPMQSGTGSSRIKAVTGGLAEAMLRNMAHMMGEDPFSIDLKRLRGMDGIKITSVELEGKKLNIAVVNGIKNVPVILDMIKDGITEFHLVEVMACPGGCVGGGGIPLSKDPDIIQKRAEKIYSYDLSSEVRCSWENPDVKTLYSEYLKEPLGEESQRLFHFHYKNRRTKRIF; encoded by the coding sequence TTGGAAAACAGGATTATGTCTAATGATAAAATTGACGGTGAGTTTATTTCCTTAGAAACTTCAGAAAACAGAATGATCGACAAATCTTTTTATACATTTTCAAGAGACACCAACAAGTGTGTCAGATGTTATAACTGTGTAAAAGTCTGCAGTGATATGCAGGGGATTTCTGTTTTTCAAGTTCAGGAAGATGGCACAGTGGGAATAAAAGAAAAGAATATGGCTGCTACCCTTTGCATCTCTTGTGGTCAGTGTATAAAAGTATGTCCCACAGGGGCATTAAAGGAAAAAAGTAATATAAGCTTATTAAAAAAACAGCTTAATAATCCAGATAAGCATGTGATCGCCCAGCTTTCCCCATCATTTAAACACACTATTGGGGAAGAATTTGGAATAACTTCAGGAACGGATACAAGTCCTAAAATTATAGCCGCATTAAAAGAAATAGGATTTTCAAAGGTATTTTCTACAGGATTTGCTTCTGATGTAAATATTGTAGAAACCAGTGCAGACTTAAAAAAACGTTTAGATGAAAATGGACCTTTTCCAGTATTCACATCTACATGCACAGGTTGGATAAACTATGCAGAAAAATTTTGCCCTGAATTTTTAGGTCTTTTATCCCCGTGTAAGTCGCCACAGCAGATTTTAGGGTCCCTTTCTAAGAGTTATTATGAAGAGTCAATAGATATCTCTAGAGAAAATATATTTTCAGTAGCTTTAATGCCGTGTATAGCAAAAAAAGATGAGGCCAATCGGTTTGACATGAAAGATGAATATGGGAATAAAGATGTGGACCTTGTACTTACAGTAAAAGAGGTGGCCTCACTTCTAAAGAAAAAGGGTATAGATCTAAATAATTACGATAAAATAGGAACCTTTGACAAACCTATGCAGTCTGGCACAGGGTCTTCGAGAATCAAAGCTGTAACTGGCGGACTTGCTGAAGCAATGCTGAGAAATATGGCTCATATGATGGGTGAAGATCCATTTTCCATTGATTTGAAAAGACTTAGAGGAATGGATGGTATTAAAATAACCTCTGTTGAATTAGAAGGAAAAAAGCTAAATATTGCCGTAGTAAACGGAATAAAAAATGTACCTGTTATTCTTGATATGATAAAGGATGGAATAACAGAGTTTCACTTGGTAGAAGTCATGGCTTGTCCCGGTGGTTGTGTGGGTGGAGGCGGGATACCTCTATCTAAAGACCCTGACATAATACAAAAAAGAGCTGAGAAAATTTATTCCTATGATCTTTCCAGTGAAGTCAGATGCTCCTGGGAAAATCCTGACGTAAAGACTTTATATTCAGAATATCTGAAAGAGCCCCTAGGAGAAGAAAGTCAGCGTCTATTTCATTTCCACTATAAGAATAGAAGAACAAAAAGAATTTTTTGA
- a CDS encoding cold-shock protein → MVNGTVKWFNQEKGFGFITAEDGTDVFVHFSQINKPGFKTLEEGERVSFEITQGQKGPQASNVTAQ, encoded by the coding sequence ATGGTAAACGGAACAGTTAAATGGTTTAATCAAGAAAAAGGATTCGGATTCATCACTGCTGAAGATGGAACAGATGTATTCGTACACTTTTCTCAAATCAACAAGCCTGGATTCAAAACATTAGAAGAGGGAGAAAGAGTTTCTTTCGAAATCACTCAAGGTCAAAAAGGACCACAAGCTTCTAACGTTACTGCTCAATAA